A genomic window from Flavobacterium azooxidireducens includes:
- a CDS encoding ribonuclease Z, whose protein sequence is MKVDQKGHTTILKNTQGDCLAFLEKVTTQHNSFKNQNLILDMSMDKEVKLKQIKLFSDLSKTHKKGKKSFVMVVQDIDFNDVPTKLTVVPTLLEAHDIIEMEEIERDLGF, encoded by the coding sequence ATGAAAGTTGATCAAAAAGGACATACAACCATTCTAAAAAATACCCAAGGCGATTGTTTAGCTTTTCTTGAAAAAGTCACCACGCAGCACAATAGTTTTAAAAATCAGAATTTAATTTTAGACATGTCGATGGATAAAGAAGTAAAACTGAAACAAATAAAATTGTTCAGTGATTTATCTAAAACGCATAAAAAAGGAAAAAAGTCATTTGTCATGGTGGTTCAAGATATCGATTTTAATGATGTTCCAACCAAATTAACCGTTGTTCCCACACTTTTAGAAGCTCACGACATTATTGAAATGGAAGAAATTGAACGCGATTTAGGTTTTTAA